The following is a genomic window from Akkermansiaceae bacterium.
GATGCGCATCGCGATGACTTGGTCCGGGTAGCTGGCAATGATCTCGCGGGTGTAGCTGGTGTCCCCGAGGCGGTAGCTGACGCTGGCGGAGGCACGGGCCAGGTCGAGTTTCCGCAGGTAATTGGTCGGGGCGGCATCGTGCCCGGCCATTTTCAAGCGCAACTCGGCGAGCGGCTGATAGGCACCGAAGTGTTGGCGTTTAACATCCCCTTTGGTCAACTTTTCAGCCTCCTGGATGCGTCCTTCGGCGAGCAGGCGGCGGAGTTCGGGCATGGCCGCGGCCAGCTTGGCATCGTGCCCCGGGTCCACCTTGCCCGACCAAAGACTGCTTTCGTTGAGGAGCACGCGCTCCGTTTCCAGGGTTCCGAAGAGCATGGCGCCCAGACGACCATTGCCGACCGGCAGCGCATCGGTCATCCAGTTGCCGGCGGGTTTGTCGAGCCGTATGCAGTCGGAGGCGGCATGCAGGCATGCGAGTGATGTGATCAGGACGGAGGACAGGACGGGTAGGATGCGGGACTTTATCATAACAGCTGGTGGTGATGGATGCTTGGATCGATCAGGAATGGTTTCCTGTATTTATCAGTAATCAGCCTGATGCGTAAATAGGAAAGTAAACGGCTAGGAACCGCCCCCTGCCGCTGCGGCGGAAATGGCGCGGCTTATTCGGCGGGTTTGACGGTCTTGTCGGTGCAGTTTTTCGTCACCACCTCGGCCTGGTCGTAAACCAACCACGGACGGGCGTCCGGTTTGGTGCAGCTGGTGGTGATGTTCTCAAACACCACCTTGTCGGCGTGGCGCACGTAGAACGAGTGGGCGGGGACCCAGCCGAGCCGGTTGGACTGCGGGTATCCGTCGACCCTGTCCTGCGGGTGCGGCAGTTTTTTGTTGATGCCGCCGGGCATCTCCACCGTGATGTTGCGCAGGGTGATCTCGCCCAACCTGGCACCCGGAATGCCGGTGATGGTCATCGAGTGGCGGGTCTGGTCGTGGGTGGATTTGATCAGCACATCCTCGATCAGAACATCGGTGAGGCTGCCCGCGCCCACGGGATGGTTCTTGAGTGTTTTCCGCCAGTCCTTGCGATTGGCCAGGGTGATGAAGATCGGCTGGCAGGTGTTTTCGAGCACCAGGTTGCGCACCACGACATCGCGCACTTGCGAGCCGTCCACGGATTCGATGCAGAGGCCGCCGAACTTGGCGTTGCTCACGGTGTTGTCGAGGATGCGGATGTTTTCGATCGGTCCGACGGTGGCGGTGCCGAACTTGATGCCGTTGGCTCCCCGGTTCTTGATGTGGTTGTTCTGGATCAGCACGTTTTTGATACCGAACCCGGAGTGGCTTTTCAACACAACGCAGTCGTCGTCGGATTCGACCCGACAGTTGCGCACCACCACGTCGTGGCAATCACAGATGTCAATGCCGTCGCAGTTCCTGTAAACGTGCGGGGCAAACACGTTCACGTGCTCGATGGTGAGCTTTTTGCACTGCTCGAACACGAGGGTCCACATCCGCGGGTTGCGGAAG
Proteins encoded in this region:
- a CDS encoding right-handed parallel beta-helix repeat-containing protein — translated: MKPHQQIITSALLALAAVLSTASAQAKTKPVTGAGPIPTVKIAPPPEPVMDVRKFGAKGDGETDDTEAIQKAIQACPKGGSVLLRGGKFTSRMLKLKGDMTLYVAPDATLQGSTDPKGYPEILPYSEAESIGVRWNRRCLLYADRADGLRIDGGGTINGRGKLLKTMLGGEDKRPSLMRIYRSNNIDVRNVTFRNPRMWTLVFEQCKKLTIEHVNVFAPHVYRNCDGIDICDCHDVVVRNCRVESDDDCVVLKSHSGFGIKNVLIQNNHIKNRGANGIKFGTATVGPIENIRILDNTVSNAKFGGLCIESVDGSQVRDVVVRNLVLENTCQPIFITLANRKDWRKTLKNHPVGAGSLTDVLIEDVLIKSTHDQTRHSMTITGIPGARLGEITLRNITVEMPGGINKKLPHPQDRVDGYPQSNRLGWVPAHSFYVRHADKVVFENITTSCTKPDARPWLVYDQAEVVTKNCTDKTVKPAE